The region CTTCAATTCTGGTCGATTATTGCCACTTAATCTGAGCCCTTCCAGCAgcccattctctctgtctctctcaaagtCTCCTAATAATGTTATGTCTGTATTgggcataaaataaaatgcatgtgtAAAATTCATAAATAGGTTACCTTAAATGGGGACTATAAAGTAATTATGATGTTACTTCTCTAAAAGTTTGTATGACTACTGATGAcaaaactcatttttcttttccaattttttgtATTATGTGATATTTAATATTTGGCAGCATACTGAGTATCAGTGCTGATATTGAGACGATTGGAGAAATTCTGAAGAAAATCATCCCTACTTTGGAAGAggtaggtttcttttttaaaaaattttggcAAGATGAGGGATAGTGTTTGAGGTTATTGGGGTGAACTGGGATGGGGGGGATGATTTTGTGGCAGCATAATGtatatttatcttaaaaatttgTAGGCTGGCCATTCCTGGAGCAGTAAATAGGAGCTATTTGATCCTTTGTGATTTAGCATGTATTTTAAAGGCCTTGGTTTTAGAGTGTTTAATGTTTAAGGAAGGGAGAGGGCGATTTAGATCTAGTGAGGGAAGATTAAGGTTTTACTTTTAGTGGGAAGTCTGTTTATGGTTCAGTTCCAGGTTACTTCCATCTCAGGGCAGTTGCAGCTCCAGGAGTCAGTGTTTCTACAGACAGGAGGAAGCAGTGGCTCTCTGAGTGCTGCTGTTTGGCTCATTCTCTTTACTGACATTGAGTCTTACCGTGTACTGGGTGTATGGAGAAAGGATTTTACTATTGAATAAGCTGTTTTGTGTTAACATAGACTTTAAAATATGTTGTAGTAGCTTTACCAATATATGCGACAATAGCCTGATCACGCTAGACACTTAacctattattcttatttttctactttcaggGCCTGCAGTTGCCATCACCCACTGCAACCAGCCAGCTCCCGCTCGAATCTGATGCTGTGGAATGCTTAAATGTATGTCATAGTGCCATTGAACCCCACTGAAGTATGGAGCCTGGCCCATAGGATcgattttctttttaacatagtGTGCTTTTCCCATCTCGATAGAAAAAGgcttaaaaataagatatatgaATGGTCTTACAACTCACTGTTGACCCTGCTCCATGCTGCAGTGGGAATTAACTACATTTGCAAAGTGCTTTGCAGTCATTTTTATTATGGTGTTATTTGAATGTTAATTATTTTGTGGTAACAGCGACATGCTAAATGGCTGCAGTGTGGGTATGGTGTTGCAGGAcctgaaaataaaatagttttttaaggTGGTGCAGATTGTCCTTTTTGGGCCTGGCTATTGAGGATAATAAGCACATAACTGGTAAAGTTATTGAGATATAAATTCAGGTTGCTTACTGCAACAGTGCATTACGTTGTGCTTAAGCATAAGCTGATACAGTGTTGGGAAAACACTTGCAAGAGAGTAAAGTTGTGTATCCCCCCTACAGTACCAGCATTATAAAGGGAGTGACTTCGACTGCGAGCTGAGACTGTTGATTCATCAAAGTCTGGCCGGAGGAATTATTGGTGTTAAAGGTGCTAAAATCAAAGAACTTCGAGAAGTAAGGAATTTGGTTCTGTTTGTTCCTTCTGGATTCAATAGTTTTTCATACAGAGTTGGTTTTGTGGGTTACTGCCTCGGGTCCTTCATCACTACTTGGGTCTTAAAGTAACAAAACTAAGTTTTGTTAAATTTCTAGGTCCTATGTAGTTTTTACTACATTCTATATTGGGAGTATTTATGTTCAGTGTCTGGATTTAGGAagccttgatttttatttgatgtgcTAACTTCAAtgggttttctctttttgtaaatCTATTCTAGAACACTCAGACAACAATCAAGCTTTTCCAGGAATGCTGCCCTCATTCTACTGACAGAGTTGTTCTTATTGGAGGAAAGCCTGATAGGGTTGTAGAATGCATCAAGATCATCCTTGACCTTATATCTGAGGTATCTTTGGGATATTTTTGTTTGCATTCAATTTCATCAAACTACCAGAAATAAGGCAGTATTCCCACCATTAATTTTGACATCTCCCTGCAAGTTTTATACTGCCTCCTTTAATATAGTGCTTTTGTTCCTTACACAAAAGCCCCTATAGTGCCACATTGCCCACCACTTACTGCGTTATCTAGGGTAAtggtccttccctctcccacccacatcCCCATTCCCCCTCCGATATTTTACATCATTAACTTCATTCTGTCCCCGCCTCTATTACCTTTTGCGATAATAATGGTTGAGGTGGGTTGACTGATAAGACCAGCGCTATTTTTCTTCAGACTTTAAGgtgctgtgtttctgtttttagtCTCCCATCAAAGGACGTGCGCAACCTTATGATCCCAACTTCTATGATGAAACCTATGATTATGGTGGTTTTACAATGATGTTTGATGACCGCCGAGGACGACCTGTGGGATTCCCCATGCGGGGAAGAGGTGGTTTTGACAGAATGCCTCCTGGTCGGGGTGGGCGTCCCATGCCTCCTTCTAGAAGAGATTACGATGATATGAGCCCTCGTCGAggacctccaccaccaccacctggtcgAGGTGGACGGGGTGGCAGCAGAGCTCggaatcttcctcttcctcctccaccaccacccagagGGGGGTAAGTTTTTATCCAAACATTAACACTAATAAAAGAGGATGCACTGAGCAGTTGGTGGGGTGATTTTAATGTGATCGTGTAAACATTACAATATGTTTGGCTTGCAGAGATCTCATGGCTTACGACAGAAGAGGACGGCCTGGAGACCGCTATGATGGCATGGTAAGAAAGGGCTGCATGAGTGTTAAATTCAAACATTTGTGCAAGGTTATAGTAATGAGCTTTTTTTAAAATCGAAATTATTTGCACAGCCATCTAAATTTGGTATTTCTGTATGTAACAGGTTGGGTTCAGTGCTGATGAAACTTGGGACTCTGCAATTGACACATGGAGCCCATCAGAATGGCAAATGGCTTATGAACCACAGGTTGAGTATCAATGTTAATAATGTATATATCGGTAATTTACCTTGCTTGACCATAGTACTTGGTCTCCCCTTCCTACCCTTGTAATATCTTGATTCAATTTATTTCTTGGATAAACTGCATAtgggtgggggggcggggggcttTGATTTTTTATAAGATCTAGGATAgctaagaaataattaaaataatttttttcttttatttttagggtGGTTCTGGATATGGTAAGTTTCTTTGTGAAATCAATcattatttcattcttatttttatgtgaacttgCTGCTCATTATTTAAATCAGATTATTCTTATGCAGGGGGCCGTGGCTCTTACGGTGATCTTGGCGGACCTATTATCACTACACAAGTAACTATTCCCAAAGATGTAAGTATTTTTAATTCAgcaaatttacttatttactggTTGCTGTTTCTGTAAATTCAAAGACTCCCAATTTAGGATTGAAATGTTTAAGAACttaacgggggggggggggtagaggTTGACTCTTACATCAAATGATACTTATtggcattaataaaaataagatgggGATTCTTAAAATGCATAAAGTTTATTTAGTTCAGGAATTAAGATtgccattttaaataaattactaaaaaaaatacttttcgtCACTGATAAAAGAGTAAAATTTCCTTAAAGTCATCATAAACATTGTATTTAAACATCATTTCAGTTGGCTGGATCTATTATTGGCAAAGGTGGTCAGCGGATTAAACAAATTCGTCATGAATCTGGAGCATCTATCAAAATTGATGAACCTTTAGAAGGATCTGAAGATCGGATCATTACCATTACGGGAACACAGGACCAGATACAGAACGCACAGTATTTGCTGCAGAACAGGTCAGTTGATGCTTAGCTTTGTGTTCATGTATACGTACTAAAACCTTTAAAAGCTTTTCTTCccaattgatttttcttttagaaaccaTGGTGTTTCCGTCACTTGGGGATCTAACTTCTAAATATTCTAATTAATAGCTCTGccttaattttcttctgttttcttactAAAATGAAGACATTCAATACTAATCTTGCTGGAAGAAGCCTTAACCAAGCAAACTTCTCATTTCTCTGGTGAAAACTGCTGCCAAAACCACCACTTGTAATAAATTATACAGAGCCTGTAGAAATGTAGAAGAGTCATTGGATGTTGGCCTAGTTCTGTGTGGAAGACtagtgattttgttgtttttagataACTAAGATGACAACAAATCACAGTCTGCCATATGGCACAGGCCACCTCTACAGGACAGACAATGATGGTGCTGTAAAACGCAGCATTTCACACCTTCCTCACGCTCCTTTATCTTTTCTACCAAGTATTAACAGCTTccagtttcattttcttaaccCTGCACTACTACTGTCTATTAACATTTTCTTGAGTTTTACATTGCTTTAATTTATAGTTGCTATTGCTCTTTAAAAGTTCTTCTAATTGTAATGGACatgtttatcattttaatttatcATTGAAATTGTCTTAATGTTGATTAAGATGTTTTGAACAAAAATTCTAATtcgtactttttttttcttttcttttatagtgTGAAGCAGTATGCAGATGTTGAAGGATTCTAATgcaagatattttttcttttttatagtgtGAAGCAGTATTCTGGAAAGTTTTTCTAAGACTAgtgaagaactgaaggagtcctgcatctttttttttttatctgcttCGTTTAAAAAGCCAACATTCCTCTGTTTCATAGGTGTTCTGCATTTGAGGTGTAGTGAAATCTTGTGTTCACCAGATGTAATGTTTTAGTTCCtaaaacagggttggggagggcatgcaaaaaaaataacattgaaatttTAAACAGCAGCAGAgtgagtgacttttattttttgttcattgTTGGTGGTTTTAAAAATTCCCCCCGTGTAATTATTGTGAACACCTTGCTTTGTGGTCACTGTAACATTGGGGGGTGGGACAGGGAGGAAAGTAATAGTCCACATGTCCCTGGCATTTGTTTGGAGCAGTGTGCAGAATGTAATGCTCTTTTGTAAGAAAcgttttatgatttttaaaataaatttagtgaATCT is a window of Rattus rattus isolate New Zealand chromosome 14, Rrattus_CSIRO_v1, whole genome shotgun sequence DNA encoding:
- the Hnrnpk gene encoding heterogeneous nuclear ribonucleoprotein K isoform X2 encodes the protein METEQPEETFPNTETNGEFGKRPAEDMEEEQAFKRSRNTDEMVELRILLQSKNAGAVIGKGGKNIKALRTDYNASVSVPDSSGPERILSISADIETIGEILKKIIPTLEEGLQLPSPTATSQLPLESDAVECLNYQHYKGSDFDCELRLLIHQSLAGGIIGVKGAKIKELRENTQTTIKLFQECCPHSTDRVVLIGGKPDRVVECIKIILDLISESPIKGRAQPYDPNFYDETYDYGGFTMMFDDRRGRPVGFPMRGRGGFDRMPPGRGGRPMPPSRRDYDDMSPRRGPPPPPPGRGGRGGSRARNLPLPPPPPPRGGDLMAYDRRGRPGDRYDGMVGFSADETWDSAIDTWSPSEWQMAYEPQGGSGYDYSYAGGRGSYGDLGGPIITTQVTIPKDLAGSIIGKGGQRIKQIRHESGASIKIDEPLEGSEDRIITITGTQDQIQNAQYLLQNSVKQYSGKFF
- the Hnrnpk gene encoding heterogeneous nuclear ribonucleoprotein K isoform X1; its protein translation is METEQPEETFPNTETNGEFGKRPAEDMEEEQAFKRSRNTDEMVELRILLQSKNAGAVIGKGGKNIKALRTDYNASVSVPDSSGPERILSISADIETIGEILKKIIPTLEEGLQLPSPTATSQLPLESDAVECLNYQHYKGSDFDCELRLLIHQSLAGGIIGVKGAKIKELRENTQTTIKLFQECCPHSTDRVVLIGGKPDRVVECIKIILDLISESPIKGRAQPYDPNFYDETYDYGGFTMMFDDRRGRPVGFPMRGRGGFDRMPPGRGGRPMPPSRRDYDDMSPRRGPPPPPPGRGGRGGSRARNLPLPPPPPPRGGDLMAYDRRGRPGDRYDGMVGFSADETWDSAIDTWSPSEWQMAYEPQGGSGYDYSYAGGRGSYGDLGGPIITTQVTIPKDLAGSIIGKGGQRIKQIRHESGASIKIDEPLEGSEDRIITITGTQDQIQNAQYLLQNSVKQYADVEGF
- the Hnrnpk gene encoding heterogeneous nuclear ribonucleoprotein K isoform X3, translating into METEQPEETFPNTETNGEFGKRPAEDMEEEQAFKRSRNTDEMVELRILLQSKNAGAVIGKGGKNIKALRTDYNASVSVPDSSGPERILSISADIETIGEILKKIIPTLEEYQHYKGSDFDCELRLLIHQSLAGGIIGVKGAKIKELRENTQTTIKLFQECCPHSTDRVVLIGGKPDRVVECIKIILDLISESPIKGRAQPYDPNFYDETYDYGGFTMMFDDRRGRPVGFPMRGRGGFDRMPPGRGGRPMPPSRRDYDDMSPRRGPPPPPPGRGGRGGSRARNLPLPPPPPPRGGDLMAYDRRGRPGDRYDGMVGFSADETWDSAIDTWSPSEWQMAYEPQGGSGYDYSYAGGRGSYGDLGGPIITTQVTIPKDLAGSIIGKGGQRIKQIRHESGASIKIDEPLEGSEDRIITITGTQDQIQNAQYLLQNSVKQYADVEGF
- the Hnrnpk gene encoding heterogeneous nuclear ribonucleoprotein K isoform X4, coding for METEQPEETFPNTETNGEFGKRPAEDMEEEQAFKRSRNTDEMVELRILLQSKNAGAVIGKGGKNIKALRTDYNASVSVPDSSGPERILSISADIETIGEILKKIIPTLEEYQHYKGSDFDCELRLLIHQSLAGGIIGVKGAKIKELRENTQTTIKLFQECCPHSTDRVVLIGGKPDRVVECIKIILDLISESPIKGRAQPYDPNFYDETYDYGGFTMMFDDRRGRPVGFPMRGRGGFDRMPPGRGGRPMPPSRRDYDDMSPRRGPPPPPPGRGGRGGSRARNLPLPPPPPPRGGDLMAYDRRGRPGDRYDGMVGFSADETWDSAIDTWSPSEWQMAYEPQGGSGYDYSYAGGRGSYGDLGGPIITTQVTIPKDLAGSIIGKGGQRIKQIRHESGASIKIDEPLEGSEDRIITITGTQDQIQNAQYLLQNSVKQYSGKFF